In Harpia harpyja isolate bHarHar1 chromosome 17, bHarHar1 primary haplotype, whole genome shotgun sequence, the genomic window GGCAATGCCAGTttcaattaaaaagcaaattgtgCAAATAAGACCCCCTTCGTTTATTGGAGAACCAGATCAAACCCCAAGGCAGACTACTGAGAGTCTGGGGCAGCAGAAATGCCAAAGTGTGCAAAGACACTGGGTCCCCAGGTCCAATCCCAGGAGTACttggagagagaagagaagagaagagaagagaagagaagagaagagaagagaagagaagagaagagaagagaagagaagagaagagaagagaagagaagagaagagagagaagagaagagaagagaagagaagagaagagaagagaagagaagagaagagaagagaagagaagagaagagagagaagaggaggagattGCTTGGAGATTGTCCAGGAGATCTCCAAGAACTGCTCCAGCCCCATGCAAATCCTTGTTACCTCCATTGCCACCTCCAGGCTCCTGTGACTCCCAATCCTCTCCCCACTGCTGTGCAAACCACACTCCCATTCTGTCCTGTGAGAATCCCACACAGTTTTCATCCATACCCAGAAGAAATTCATCACACCTCCCTGCTCTGAGGCTCTATTTACTGTCTTTCTGAGAAATAGATGGCTAGGAAATCTGATACAGCATTTTCAGGATGgctcattcatttttctttattaatttttctctcagcacaaaaggaaaaaaaataaggaacatATGGAGAATGAGCAGGAGCCATTTCTCAACACCGCGGCCATCTAAAAAGAGTTTAGATTCATAGCACACCTCTGAAAAATTCATTCACACTTCTCAAATCACATTAGGCAGGTAcagattggttttatttttatgaaaatttttTACTCTTCTAAACGCTAATAAAACAGAATATGACAAAAAATGACAGGGGGCAAAATTGCCTTTAAGTCCCAGATGGCAACTACTTGTAACTCacttaaaatgaaagtatttatttGAGATAAAATGTACTTTAATGTAGCAGAAAAGGTTATAACAAGATGCATTTCATGGAGACTGAAGCTATACAAGTACAGACTACAAAAAGGACCGCCATTTTACTCAGTGTTAGCTGGCAATTGGAAGAAACTGCACCAAACATTGCTGTCATTTGAAGGCCCTGATGCAAGACAGCATGCATCTTTGGTAAAATACCTCTTTTAGCACACCTAGAAGTTATGGGCAAGATGCAAGAGCCCCCAAGTGCAGTGCTTAGACCCATCTTCTGTCCTCCCTGATGGAACTTGTTGTTCATTGCCTGCTTTCCacatatttctctgtttttctcaatttatttctttttcacagctaAACTTGCTTATACTACGCCAGCACATACAGGGGCAACAGCAGCACATGCTAAGCAAAGGaaggttgcccagaggggctgtgctgCCTCCATCCTTGAAGGTTTTTAGGACCCAACTAGATAAACCCCTGCACAAACTGGCCTAACACCAAACGAAACTTCTCCCTACAAATCTTAGACCATCAAGCATCCTTCCACTTGCACAGTGTGAATCAGTGCAGATTTACATGCtctataatatttatttttgtctttcctccttCTCTAGCAGTTACTCCTAATATTCATTGTTTCAGGCTCTGGGTTGACCTTTCTGGAGAGTGATCTGCCATCCTCCCAAAGGATTATCCCACAGTCTACTCAGCACTTGCTAAACCACATCTAGATACTGCATCTGGTTTTGGGCCCCGGTGCAAAAAAGGCATCAACAAAGTGGAGCGAGTTTAGCTGATGGCTCCCAGGGTGGCTGGGGTTGGAGCAATGCTCCATAAGGAGAAGCTTAGGAAAATGGGCTTGTTCAGCCctgaaaagaaaaggtttcagGAAGACCCGACAGCAGAAGAGCAGCCTTCCTCTACCCtcatcaagaagatggagccaagctcCTCACAACATGGCATGGCAGGAGAATGAGAGAAAACAAGTGTAAGTTGAAATAAGAGAGGTTCAAACTAGATATAAAGAGAAGCTTTTGCACAATAAGGACAATCAAGCACTGTAACAGAGACCCAAAGAGGTTGTGCAACGTCCATCCTTGGAAACTTTCAACACCGAACTGgctaaagccctgagcaaccttgtCTGATCCTagagctgcccctgctttgagcaggaggttggattagaGATGTCctgaggtcacttccaacctgaattactgtgtgattctgtgataatCATCTATTGATGGAGACATCAGTGTTCAAGAGCACCTGGGCCTCCTGATGGAGTGTAGATCAGCCTTCTTTATAGTACCTCGTGCTGCTCTACTCACCTGTGAAGAGTTCTGCTGTGCAAGGCTTTGTGCACTACTCCCTTGTGTAGTGAAAGCCAGTGTGTTCAAATTAGAGATCACACACCCCTGGCAACTCTCACTGGAGGAATCCCAGGGACTCTGGCAGTGGGAACAGCAAACACATCCTTGTGCATGGCAATGCAGCCACCTCAAGGATGAAGACCATGATTCACAACAACAAGGTAAGACTTTaaactgagaggaaaaagaagagattgcttgtttctttctatttataaagaaacagatttatttttaaaaagacaaagaacattaggaaaaaaactaGGAGTGAACACTCTTCAAATCTGTATGTTTCATTGTAAAATCCTATTGTACAACATCCTTTCCTAGGATCTTTAAcctttttccaaaatatgaagtggtgtctccatccttagagatattcaaaagctgtctggacacagcCCTAGGCAACTGGCTCTAGCTCGCCCTGCTTGAGCTGGAGGGCTGGACAAGACGACCTTCAGAGGTGcctccaacctcaaccattctgtgattctgtgatggtGTGAAAATAAACGCAGTATACTATCAGACCTTCTTCATCGGCCCTAAGGCTTGTTGGCCTTCATTGCATTAAAAGAGTTTTGTAGTAGTGTCCCACTGGCAGAAGAGTCATGAGAATAAAGAGAGGAAAGGCTGTCAGGTACTCTGTTTCATGGGGAATACCTAGAAGTATAAAAAAAGCTTGAAAGCTGAAGATCTTGAACTTAATTCGTAACTTCTTAGGAATTCCAAGCATGTGTGAAGTCAAAGGTATGAAACACCTTTGACTTGGAAATACCATATCCTTCAGCTTGGAAGTATCACTAACATTTATAACTTGCCTATTTTTTGTCTTGAGACATTGTCATTTTATTGAATaattaatggaaattatttttacaattgcTACCAATAACTCTGGGTCTGAAATTTTTCCACAGCATCTGCTACAAGGAGGCTGAGCTGATTTGACTGAATACCCAATAGGTCAGAACAAGACCACAGAGGTGGAGGACTTCTGAAGTGCATTTCTGCATCTATAATGTCACTTGCTGTAATTATTTTACTTAGAGATTGATGCTACAGCCAAAGTTTCTGGCAAAAATTTTGCTAAAGTGTTTTTGGAAAGTGAATGTGCCACAAGCAGATTAACTAAATCATTCAGAAAACACTGTAACATTCACTCAGCTCTGCCATCATTACGGGTGAGATGGGAACAAAGAAGTGCAATGTCAAGACATCTTTATTAGTTTGGTGAGCCACTTTTCCTTCCAATTGCTCTACCTTCTGGATCAGGGTTGGATTTAGATCATTGTAGTAGAATCTCTCCAAGTTTGGTGAGAGTAAACACTCTTGGAAGGAGTTTACAATTGCTATTTACTTTTTGCCTGCTGGTAGCACCTCAGAGTCTCCTATCATGTGCTAGGTGCCATACAAACAGAGGACAGTCCTGCACCAAAGACTCTAACTGTAAAACAAGATGAGCTGGTGTGAGGATACAGGAGAGAGCAGCTGAGCATAGGTCACTGGGCAGTTCTGTCATTGTTTATATGAATTAAATTCAGGATCCTCCTCTGTATCTGCTTGGTCCTCACCCCATAGATGATGGGGTTGAGCACAGCAGGCACCAGGATGTAGATGTTCCCCATGATGATATGGACCAGCGGAGCCAGGTCCTTCCCAAACCTGTGCACCACGGAGAGCCCAATCAGGGGCACATAGAAGGCCAGGACCACGCAGATATGGGCAACGCAGGTGCTGAACACCTTGAGCCTCTCCTTCCACGATGCCAGCCGCAAGACAGCCTTGAGGATCAGGATGTAGGAGAGGCAGACGAGGATGGCGTCCAGCCCCATGACCAGCAGGATGGCAGTGAGGCCGTACACCACGCTGGGGGTGGTGTTGGCGCAGGCCAGGTTCATCACGTCCTGGTGCAGGCAGAAGGAGTGTGACAGCACCCGGGAGCTGCAGAatggaaggggcaggaggagcaaaggcaaaggcaggaagAAGAGAACTCCCCTGGCCATGGCCACCAGCCCTATTTTCACTGTCACAGAGTTGGTGAGGATGGCAGCATGTCTCAGTGGGTGGCAGATGGCCACGTACCGGTCCACGGCCATGGCCAGGAGGACAGTGGACTCGATGGCCGAGAGGGTGTGGATGAGGAACATCTGCACAAGGCAAGCACTGAAGCTGATCTCCCTGGTGTTGAACCAGTAGAAGGAGAGGACGCGTGGCACCGTGGACGTGGACAGGGCCAGGTCGATGGCAGCCAGCATGCAGAGAAAGAAGTACATGGGAGCATGCAGGCTGGGCTCCGTCTTCACGATGAACAGCACCACGCAGTTGCCCGTGACCGCTAAGATGTACACGGAGCACAGAAGGATCGCCATCCAGAAATGAGCAGCCTCCAGCCCTGGGATGCTGGCCAAGATGAAGGAGGATGGGCTGAGGTCAGAGCTGTTGGGGAAGGGCATGGCATATGGGGTGAAGAGCAGTCATGCTATGCCATGGCACATCCCCTGCTgcaagggaaagagaaacagcagctttATAAATCCTTTCCCATGACCGTGAATCCCATGGGGCTGTGCCTGTGAAATGTGGGGGAATCTTACAGTTGCCATACTGATACAGAGAGCTCCTCTCTTATTTCTTTAGCCCATGATGGCTATATACAATAACATATGCAGCCACAAAATAATGGCATTTGAATTTGAACAGGAATTACTTGAattcttttaaatgcagaacactgtaaaatcaacattttaaatgataaaCCCAACAGCTggacttgtttttttttaagggcaaaattaaaaaaaaaaaagaaaacagatttttagtgCTTCCTGTTAAACTCCAGTTCTGCTTGAGTTTTTCCATATGTGCTGTGCTGCCCTGTCAGAAATGTACTCTGTGAAACTGGCTGTGCTGCCTCCCACGGTCCACCACTCCCAAGTACTGCAGACACGCAGAGTGAGACAtgcatatttatttgtttgcacACACAAATCGGATTTTCATCCTTTCTGCCTAAAAACACATATAGAAATATCAGAATatctgtagagaaaaaaattctgattatttACCTTATTCTGTACCTGTAAACTTTCCAGGAGTACTGTGATCCAAGGAGAATGGTGAGGAAGATATGCAAAAGCCTTTGCTTTAGGTGCCTTTCTATTCTCTGGGATCAGATTTTTAAGAATATTGGGATTTAAAAAGTGTTGGGATGGAATGTCAAAGGCCAATGCAATGACAGTGTCAGagccccagcactgcccagcccagcctggcatgGGAGGGCTTGGGACAGGGCTGCAGACCCTGCCTGACTCGCAGCCCTGAGCTCTGACCGAAGAGAAGAGGGGGATTAGCTCGGTCTCCTGGGCGGCATGGGACTTCATCCATCCACCCCGACGGATCAGGCAGCAAGTCAGTAGCTGGCTGTACCTGCCCTGGAATAAACCCACTGTCTCCCCTGCCCTGTATGGACAGCATGAGGTCAAGCACACAACTGCTATCTGCAACATTTCTGAGCTTTCTGATTATTTCTTTCACACCCTATCCATGTAAAACAAGgatgcaaaatgtttttatggCGAGCTCTGCAGGTTATTAATACAGCTATTTTAAAAGTCACATTTGGTTGTGAAAAAGTTTGCGGTTTTTTACTGCACATCTGTGGTGAAGCCCTTATCCTAAAATAGCAATCATGATTTATTTCCCTGATGTGGGGTTTTTCCATCTTGAATCTCTGACAAATAAGACTCATACTCTAGCTTTTTATACACAATTTACAAACAGCATAGGTGGGTTGTTACTGTCAAGTTGTCTAAAAGCTATTCTAGTGATGAAATTTTCAGCAAACCACTTACTTACATTATGATGCAAGCTGAATGAACAAAGCACTTCAGTAACTGTCACAAGTATCTGAGCCAACTTACCTGCCAGCCACTGAACTGTAATTACAGTATGAGTCTCATTGTAAAATATTTGCCATCGTATTCATTTCTTTTGAGAGAACGTGACTGTGAGAGACAGACATACAAAGTAAATAATCCCTGgatatttcagttcatttttagTTCTTTGGCATCAATAAATGCAccaacattttcagaagtgactaaTGATTTTGGATTGCTAGTGGGATGAAGACCAGGTACTGTAAGGACCTTGCTTTCTGTAGAGATAAAAACTGGATCCATGTCTTTAAAAACACCAGtaaatgcagatttattttcCTAGGGTGATCCTCCCACCAGCAAGCCCCAGTAACTGCATTTAACAAGAGGTAAGCACATTCAGACAGTAAAACCATCCAAGCCAGAAGACCACTAGCAGCAGCCTGATCTCAGTAAATGCTCATAAACATTGACCAGATTTGTCCCATGGAACCAAAATGGGTCTAAGACCAACTTCCCGGGATGGAGCAGGCAATGGGAGAGTCTTCACCATCTGAATCCATCTCTCCACTGCTCCCTCCTATGACAGAGGGAAATATGTATACCCCCTCAAAAGCCCCCTAAGCCATTTTGAATATGTAGCCATTTATCCGTATCatctcaccagaaaaaaaagtatacatcAACCCAAAATAttacttcagaaggaaaaaagaaaagaaaaattaaaaccacaagGCATCACTCAAATTCAAAGCATTTTGAaccaaaattaaaattcattttaattgatGGTTTGATCaaatgtgttttgttctttttttcctagctgtttgTCATCACTTATAAGCAGAAAAAGCTGTACCTCCTTGTagttctgctgctgttttatAAATATGCCCAGGTCCTGGCTAGGTCAGTTGCTCTGGGCAGGCACTTGCTGCGTTTGGAGTCATACAAGCTATGCCTGTACTAAAGTGAGCAGGACATGGCCGGAGCCTCATCCCACCATCATCCACACCGTTAACTCCTTCCTCACCTCCAGGGACatccctggctgctgccagctggtCCTGCCCCAGGCAGTGCCCAGGCACGAGGGAGCAGGTAGCACCAGCCAGGGAATAATGTCCACTGGGATGTGGAGTAAAGCCATCCTGgttaggaaaggaagaaaggatagTCATGGATGTGGCCAAGAAGCACCAGGTGTCTCCAGGACAGAGAACTGTCCTCCTCTCTCTTTTAATTATAGTGTGGACAAAGCCACAGAGTGCAGCAGGGACTGCAGCATGGCATAAGGTTAACGGGAGAGTTTCCTGGGGCAGAAGACACGCATGGTGCAGGGCTCGGGGAGGGCTTGGGACGGGAGGAGCTGGCAGTGGGAACCAAACGGAGGTGGCAGGAATggccttccttctccttctccttctccttctccttctccttctccttctctttcttctccttccccttcctcttccccctctctccctctctttgtgTCTCCATCTTTCCATCTCCcattcccccctttccctccccttcccatccttctctcctccttctcttctcctctcctcgaGATGCCTCTGATACATCTCACACTGCTCTTCCTGTGCCTCATAGGAAATAAATCCATTGACAAGTACTGTAAGTGACCCCATGGTACAAAGTGGAGAGCTCAGGGCATCACAGAATAGGAATTAGAAGCTTTAAGTggttcatctctctcttttttctctcacACAGATGTTAAATCACAATTAAGTTTCCCATTCCCAGAGGCAGCCACAAAGCTTTTTGAACATATGTTCCTAAAAGACAGTACCTTATATAGAGGTTCCCAAATCTTGAGCGTCCGCTTGGTACCCTCCAGCTACACAGGTTGGGAAGCAAACGGAGCGGCAGATGAAGCTCTGCTGAAGTGGTGATGGAGACGCACCAAAGGCACTGCAAGCCTCACTCCACTGTGGTCTCCAGCTGTGCTAATAAATGTGCTAATAAATCTCCCACACATTTCCTCCCTGGCTGTCCGCCCCGAACATTTGCTTGCTGTGACAGAGGCTCCTTGGGCTTTTGCTGTTTCGGAGAATGGCTGTAACCAGGAAGCACGGATGCTCAGGGAGAAACTCTGGAAGTTTTCAGAATGGGAGCAGTGCTGTGTGAGAATTCTGCAAGCTAAGCATCTTTCCAGCAAAGCTCAGTTCTAGGCTTTTCTGCTGAAAGTTGTGTTTGTTCCCTTATGTTAATCTTTCCTCTGATAATAGCTGGCTACAAGCACCAGGTCAGACCTTAGATATTTTGAGCAAAGAGTGCTCCCATTGGGTGCTATCTCAATGCAAATGGGACTCCACCCCAAGACCCGCTGTGCCAACGCTCAGGCAGAGGTTCTGGGGGTGGTCTGCTGAACAGTATTTCACTCTGTGCAAGGGCCCACTGGGATCCTCAGCAAAATAACTagcacaacacaaaacaaacagtgGCCTGGGAATCCTCCCCTCAGGaatcttcccttctccctttctaTATTTTTATGGAGATGTTCCCGCATTATTCTTTTCTCTCTATTCCAGGTACTGTTATGTGTAGAGCAGAATAGAAAAATACACTAATCCTGGGTTAGTCTGAAGTGTGAAGTGTTTAGCAGCAGGCAGAAACAGGCCAGTTCTGGTGCAATCCTGTCCCGATACCTTCTGCTGCTTCACCCTTCCAAGGTGAACACTGACCGTTTCTTCTTATTCTCCACTGCAGTCAAAACTGGCCAAAATATTGCTTAAGATCAACAAAAATACAGCTCCATAATTTGGAGGCATTAAAGATGTGGGGCCATTTTATTCTGTCAGTGGGAGCATGCAAGCCAGGAAGATCATGAAATCTTGCTGCCTGTCTGGCTGAGACCCCTCCTACAGCAGAGCAATAAGATGCTGGGAGACACTGTCACCTCCCATCTGCGGACTGCCCAGTCAGTACCTGGCAGGTCTCAGCTGGAAGATTGTAGTACATGGTCCTTAGTGTCAGGAAGTTTAGCCATTCctattatattttttaaacccCTTTTTTTCAGCAAGAGAGCTAGTCACACCAGACCCCAAGCACCATCCTGATGCATACCTAATTCATACAATCCTGTGCTCATCTACAGCAAATCCTGAAGATTTTAAGCAACTCCAGCCTAATATCTCTGCAtcatataaacagaaaaaaaatggcttcATCAAGTCTTTTGACCTTTTACAACGAATAGATGTCTTTTATTGAAGATATTGCATACATACATTACATTCAATGCAAAACAATGGCTGGAACATTGGCAAGATGGTAAGACTCGATGACATCAAAAAGAGATGCAAAAGCAGCACTGTTTCCATCACTGTAGATGTGTATGGCACTTCAGAAGCAGATAAAGATGAAGGCTGagcctttttttaagaaggacTGAGTGCTGTGGGCCCACTTAACAGCACCTGATCTTCAGAAAATGCTCTGTGCTCAGCCTCTGGAGCTGAGCTCCATCTTGTGGGATGTTTCCAGCTGAACAGCTAATGACTGGGATATTCAGAGTGGCTCCAAACTCTTGGCCCAAGCCTTGTCCTGTTGTGCTTGCTGCGTGGGTTAGCTATGTTGTTACATGCGATGAGGGAACGATGACCCCATACAAGGGAGTCTGAGTGAAGCTTACATGCTGTTATCTGGCTACTAGAGTTTGCATAACATGTGTTGCAGAGGTTCCTTGATCCGCCTCATTGCATGACTTGAAAAGATAAAGTCATtcaatccatttttttttaattgactccCTCTAATTGGGGCTTCCATCTGTGTATATCGCTGGCATTAATGCTTGGGGTGTTCGCAGGCTGCTGGAAGGGATGAAAGCATCATGCTAGGACAAAACATGGAAGATCACAGCACTGGGTTGAGGCACAGTGTCCGAGTGGATCTGCAGTTCTTTCATCTGGCAGTGACCCACGTGGATGGAGCACCAGGAAACTAGTCCACTAGCTCTGACCAAGAAACCAGTCCACTAGCACTTTCTGGCATAACTGGTGGAGGGAGCTACCAGTCAGATTCACTCTTCCTCCGCAGTGCCCTGAGCAAAGCCTCACGGATGTGGCTGGATTTTATGCTGTAGATAATGGGGTTGAGAGCAGGGGGAATTATAAGGTAGGTGTACGCCACCAAAGTGTTAACCAGAGGAGGAACGTTCTTTCCAAAGCGATGGATCATGGACAGTCCAATCATTGGGATGAAGAACACTAGAACAGCACAGATGTGGGAAACACATGTATTCAAAGCCTTGAGACACTCCTCCTTGGTTGCAAGGCTGATAACAGTTTTAATGATTAGGAtgtaggacagcacaatgaagaTGAAGTCCATCCCCACTGTTGATAAGAGGATAATCATACCGTAGAAGACATTGACTTTTATATCTGCACATGCTAGGTTCATGATATCAGGATGGAagcaaaaagaatgagaaagctCAGTCTTCCCACAATAAGTTAGTCTCTTGAGCAAGAAGGGTATGGGAAGGAGGGAGACCATACCCCTCAATATAATTGCCAGACCTATTTTTATGACAGTTGTCTTGGTCAGTATGGATGAGTGTCTCAGTGGATGGGAGATGGCAATGAAGCGGTCAAATGCCATTGCCAGGAGCACAGAGGATTCAATGAAGGACAGTATGTGGATGAAATACATCTGAGTGAGGCAAGCATCAAACCCAATTCTTCGCATATTAAACCAAAAAATGCCCAGAGTAGTAGGCAGTGTGCATAGAACCAAGCCCAGGTCAGTGACTGCCAACATGGAGAGGAAGTAGTACATTGGTTCATGAAGACTTTGGGTCTTCTTTATGATGAATAGGATTATGCAGTT contains:
- the LOC128153424 gene encoding olfactory receptor 51E2-like gives rise to the protein MPFPNSSDLSPSSFILASIPGLEAAHFWMAILLCSVYILAVTGNCVVLFIVKTEPSLHAPMYFFLCMLAAIDLALSTSTVPRVLSFYWFNTREISFSACLVQMFLIHTLSAIESTVLLAMAVDRYVAICHPLRHAAILTNSVTVKIGLVAMARGVLFFLPLPLLLLPLPFCSSRVLSHSFCLHQDVMNLACANTTPSVVYGLTAILLVMGLDAILVCLSYILILKAVLRLASWKERLKVFSTCVAHICVVLAFYVPLIGLSVVHRFGKDLAPLVHIIMGNIYILVPAVLNPIIYGVRTKQIQRRILNLIHINNDRTAQ
- the LOC128153421 gene encoding olfactory receptor 51G2-like, with translation MEHDSHTTWEFNGSFYQPSAFLMMGIPGLEGLHHWISIPFCTLYLIALLGNCIILFIIKKTQSLHEPMYYFLSMLAVTDLGLVLCTLPTTLGIFWFNMRRIGFDACLTQMYFIHILSFIESSVLLAMAFDRFIAISHPLRHSSILTKTTVIKIGLAIILRGMVSLLPIPFLLKRLTYCGKTELSHSFCFHPDIMNLACADIKVNVFYGMIILLSTVGMDFIFIVLSYILIIKTVISLATKEECLKALNTCVSHICAVLVFFIPMIGLSMIHRFGKNVPPLVNTLVAYTYLIIPPALNPIIYSIKSSHIREALLRALRRKSESDW